A part of Paenibacillus sp. 481 genomic DNA contains:
- a CDS encoding ATP-dependent RNA helicase: MKSGAVLVAEPGAGKTTRVPLALLDEPWLEGRRILMLEPRRIAARSSARYMAKALGERVGETIGYRVRLDTQISERTRVEVITEGILTRMLQEDASLEGVGLVIFDEFHERHLHADLGLALALESQSVLRDDLRLLVMSATLEAESVAAVMGDVPIIRSKGRSFPVETHYVGRLGDIVGGAAYKSGAKGEFERAVATQVEVALRDHEGDIMVFLPGVGEIRRVEAELRKLGWGLNSGLNSDSVSGSDARLDSDSDLDSVHRKNKQVRIAPLYGQLPQAEQDEAIAPNPAGLRKVVLATSIAETSLTVEGVRVVIDSGLMRVPKFSPRTGMTRLETVAVSQASADQRRGRAGRLGPGVCYRLWTEQEHGYLKKQSVPEMLEADLAPLALELAAWGADESTLQWMTPPPAPALAQARELLTQLGVFAAGGNNVLTPHGRKLAEVGVHPRLAHMIVRAIPLGLGVLACDLAALLSERDIVRRGAASGRASDSRGNTALFDPDMRSRVDLLKHASKSESVDIGAVKRVQEEAAQWRRVFAMRLDQRSGSHTEHKVDSHAVGLLLGFAYPDRIAERRTDGRYLLSNGRGAAFLSAANRAIGAAGAGAGAGAGVGAAGLAGVTGSLMQAPYLVCAELDDVGADSRIMLAAPVTRELLEQHFADSILREEHIAWERTTQSVRVRQREQLGALTLKDTQHPAPDAEAVLQALLQGIAQEGLTLLPWTKHARQLQARLQFMHRHLPEDWPDATEEALIASLDEWLGPHVYGMRSRADVQKLNVAAALESLLTWEARQQLDAEAPTHIVVPSGSRIAVDYSNPDQPVLAVRLQELFGLQDTPRIAKGKVALTLHLLSPAQRPVQVTQDLKSFWDNTYFEVKKDLKGRYPKHYWPDNPYEALATRRARPHQSN, from the coding sequence ATGAAATCGGGAGCTGTGTTGGTCGCAGAGCCAGGAGCGGGGAAAACGACGCGTGTTCCGCTTGCGCTGTTGGATGAGCCGTGGCTTGAGGGTAGGCGTATTTTGATGTTGGAGCCGCGGCGCATTGCTGCACGTTCATCTGCACGCTATATGGCGAAAGCGCTTGGTGAGCGTGTGGGCGAGACGATTGGTTATCGGGTGCGGCTGGATACGCAAATTAGTGAGCGGACGCGTGTGGAAGTGATTACGGAAGGTATTTTAACTCGAATGCTGCAAGAAGATGCTTCGCTTGAAGGGGTTGGTCTCGTTATCTTTGACGAGTTTCATGAGCGGCATTTGCACGCTGACCTTGGCTTGGCGCTGGCGTTAGAGTCACAGTCTGTGCTGCGCGATGACTTACGCTTACTGGTGATGTCGGCAACGTTGGAGGCGGAGTCGGTAGCTGCGGTCATGGGGGACGTACCGATTATTCGCAGCAAAGGGCGCAGTTTCCCTGTTGAGACGCATTATGTCGGGCGTCTGGGCGATATTGTTGGGGGAGCGGCATATAAGAGTGGTGCAAAAGGTGAATTCGAACGCGCAGTTGCTACCCAAGTTGAGGTTGCCTTGCGTGATCATGAAGGCGACATTATGGTATTTTTGCCGGGCGTGGGCGAGATACGGCGCGTGGAAGCGGAGCTGCGTAAGCTGGGTTGGGGTTTGAATTCAGGCTTGAATTCTGACTCTGTCTCAGGTTCTGATGCACGATTGGATTCAGATTCGGATTTAGATTCGGTTCATCGTAAGAACAAGCAGGTGCGAATTGCTCCCCTCTATGGTCAATTGCCGCAAGCCGAGCAGGATGAGGCGATTGCGCCCAATCCAGCAGGTTTACGGAAGGTAGTACTTGCGACGTCGATTGCGGAGACGAGTCTGACGGTGGAAGGTGTGCGTGTCGTGATCGATAGCGGATTGATGCGTGTGCCGAAGTTTTCACCGCGCACAGGGATGACGCGCTTGGAAACGGTAGCGGTGTCGCAGGCATCAGCAGATCAGCGGCGCGGCCGTGCAGGCCGACTTGGGCCTGGTGTTTGTTACCGACTGTGGACGGAGCAGGAGCACGGGTATTTGAAGAAGCAGAGTGTACCTGAAATGCTCGAGGCTGACTTGGCGCCGCTCGCGTTGGAGCTAGCTGCTTGGGGAGCGGATGAATCTACTTTGCAATGGATGACACCACCACCTGCTCCGGCACTGGCGCAGGCACGAGAATTGCTGACACAGCTCGGCGTCTTTGCAGCGGGCGGAAATAACGTGTTGACGCCGCACGGGCGCAAGCTGGCTGAGGTGGGTGTACATCCACGCTTGGCGCATATGATCGTGCGGGCTATTCCTCTTGGCTTGGGTGTGCTTGCTTGTGATTTAGCGGCTTTACTGTCTGAACGTGACATTGTCCGGCGAGGTGCTGCCTCTGGAAGAGCGAGTGATAGCAGGGGAAATACGGCTCTATTTGATCCTGATATGCGTTCACGGGTAGATTTGCTTAAACATGCGAGTAAGAGTGAGTCGGTTGACATCGGCGCTGTTAAACGTGTGCAGGAGGAAGCAGCTCAGTGGAGACGGGTATTTGCGATGAGGTTGGATCAGCGCAGCGGTTCGCACACGGAGCATAAAGTGGATAGTCATGCTGTAGGTTTATTGCTCGGCTTTGCATATCCTGACCGGATTGCGGAGCGGCGAACGGATGGCCGCTATTTGCTTAGTAATGGTCGGGGGGCTGCCTTTTTGTCGGCAGCGAATCGTGCTATCGGGGCAGCGGGAGCAGGAGCGGGCGCAGGTGCAGGTGTGGGTGCAGCAGGATTGGCGGGGGTAACAGGGTCGTTAATGCAAGCCCCGTATTTAGTTTGCGCTGAGCTGGACGATGTCGGCGCAGACAGCCGCATCATGTTGGCGGCTCCGGTGACGCGGGAACTGCTTGAGCAGCACTTTGCCGACAGCATCCTGCGCGAAGAGCATATCGCTTGGGAACGGACGACACAGTCCGTCCGCGTCCGCCAACGTGAGCAATTAGGTGCGCTCACGCTCAAAGACACGCAGCACCCCGCGCCAGACGCGGAAGCGGTGCTGCAAGCACTGTTGCAAGGCATCGCCCAAGAGGGGCTCACCTTGCTGCCATGGACCAAGCACGCGCGCCAATTACAGGCGAGGCTGCAATTCATGCATCGGCATCTGCCAGAGGACTGGCCCGATGCCACCGAAGAAGCACTCATCGCTTCGCTTGATGAGTGGCTCGGCCCGCACGTCTACGGCATGCGTAGCCGTGCCGACGTGCAGAAACTGAACGTCGCAGCGGCGCTTGAATCGCTACTGACGTGGGAAGCCCGCCAACAGCTTGATGCAGAGGCACCGACGCACATCGTCGTGCCAAGTGGCTCGCGTATCGCTGTTGATTACAGCAACCCTGACCAGCCTGTACTGGCTGTCAGGCTGCAAGAACTGTTTGGGCTGCAAGATACGCCGCGCATCGCTAAGGGCAAGGTGGCGCTCACGTTGCATCTGTTGTCGCCAGCGCAGCGTCCTGTACAGGTGACGCAAGATTTAAAAAGCTTCTGGGACAACACGTATTTCGAAGTAAAGAAAGACTTAAAGGGCCGATATCCGAAGCATTATTGGCCTGACAATCCGTATGAAGCTTTAGCTACACGGCGGGCTCGTCCACATCAGAGCAATTAG
- a CDS encoding TrkH family potassium uptake protein, giving the protein MTSWRQQTMHWTPARILVTGFLIIITIGTFLLKLPMSMQPGRSLSFIDALFTATSAVCVTGLVVVDTGTTFSTFGQIVIISLVQIGGIGFMSVALMFYLMLGKKVSLRERLILQEAINANSMEGIVRTVRRVIIFVAVIQAVAALILTAYFATHMPLAQASYYALFHAISLFNNGGFDLFGNSFQHYANDFLFNLVAFLLVMAGGIGFIVLAELYEYPKRRRLSLHSKVVLTMSSALVLVGAIFIFALEFTNPHTLGPLSMEGKVYASFFQSISARSSGTTTVDVAQFREVSQFFVIILMFIGASPGSAGGGIKTTTFAILLSAVYAMLRGREDAVLFRSRLPKEQIIKALTIIILALMLVLSVSILLAVVEQQPFLDVLFETVSAVATVGLSTGITPELTVWGKIIICATMFIGRLGPMTLAYALANRKEPMLYRYPEGKIMIG; this is encoded by the coding sequence ATGACTTCATGGCGACAACAGACAATGCACTGGACGCCCGCACGCATACTCGTCACTGGGTTTCTTATCATTATTACAATCGGTACCTTTTTACTTAAACTGCCTATGTCTATGCAGCCTGGCCGTTCTTTGAGCTTTATTGACGCCTTGTTCACAGCGACTTCTGCTGTCTGTGTAACAGGCCTTGTCGTCGTCGATACCGGCACGACTTTTTCGACCTTTGGTCAAATCGTAATTATATCACTCGTGCAAATTGGCGGAATTGGCTTCATGTCTGTCGCGCTGATGTTTTATTTAATGCTCGGGAAAAAGGTGTCGCTGCGCGAGCGGCTTATCCTGCAAGAAGCGATTAACGCGAACAGCATGGAAGGCATCGTTCGCACCGTACGCCGCGTCATTATTTTTGTGGCTGTCATACAAGCTGTTGCCGCGTTAATACTAACTGCCTACTTTGCAACCCATATGCCGCTGGCGCAGGCCTCTTATTATGCGTTGTTCCATGCGATATCGCTATTTAATAACGGTGGCTTCGATTTGTTCGGCAATAGCTTTCAGCACTATGCGAATGATTTCCTGTTCAACCTCGTTGCCTTTTTGCTCGTCATGGCCGGAGGAATTGGCTTTATCGTTCTTGCAGAGCTGTATGAATATCCAAAAAGACGCCGACTGTCCTTGCACTCTAAAGTGGTCCTGACAATGTCGTCCGCTTTGGTGCTAGTTGGTGCTATATTTATATTTGCGCTTGAGTTCACGAATCCGCACACATTGGGACCTCTATCAATGGAAGGGAAAGTGTACGCTTCCTTTTTCCAATCCATATCGGCGCGGTCTTCAGGTACGACGACTGTCGATGTGGCCCAATTTAGAGAAGTGTCACAGTTCTTCGTCATCATCTTAATGTTTATAGGTGCATCTCCTGGATCAGCAGGTGGCGGTATTAAAACGACTACATTTGCGATCCTGCTTAGCGCGGTCTACGCAATGTTGCGTGGGCGTGAAGATGCGGTGTTGTTCCGTTCCCGTTTGCCGAAGGAGCAAATTATTAAAGCTTTGACGATTATTATTTTGGCACTCATGCTCGTGCTATCCGTGTCGATATTGCTAGCTGTTGTGGAGCAGCAGCCGTTCTTGGACGTTCTGTTTGAAACGGTATCAGCGGTAGCAACGGTCGGCTTGTCTACGGGTATAACACCTGAGCTAACCGTTTGGGGCAAAATTATTATTTGTGCCACGATGTTTATCGGACGCCTCGGCCCCATGACGCTCGCATACGCGCTAGCTAACCGAAAAGAACCGATGTTGTATCGTTATCCAGAAGGAAAAATTATGATTGGATAA
- a CDS encoding YjiH family protein — translation MSFKHDSQAPLPAQSRLSLSGLLRFGLPSLIGLMLFVIPIPLNGQVTVPIAFLAKMIQNGLTDWWPIAAAIIIVLAWIGTAITRWVKPSALLKLPLWRTLFDISLFWFAARTLGVIFVIATLFQVGPEWIWSDQTGGMLLNNLIPGLFVVFMLAGLLLPLLVDFGLLEMFGTLMTRIMRPLFTLPGRSSVNCMASWLGDGTIGVMMTSKQYELGYYTKREAAVIGTTFTAVSITFTFIVLSNVNLAHMFIPFYVTVTLAGMVAAIIMPRIPPLSRKADTYFEDKPAGEDETLPAGWKPLSWGLHQAVNKAEQHEGVGSFFRNGLKNILDLWIGVIPVVMAIGTTAVAIAEYTPIFKWLGAPFEPLLVLMGVPEAAAASQTILVGFADMFLPTVLASGIESEMTRFVVAALSVTQLIYMSEVGGLLLGSKLPVTLKDLIIIFLLRTIITLPIIVGIAHLLF, via the coding sequence ATGTCATTCAAACACGACTCTCAGGCACCGTTGCCCGCACAATCTCGCCTATCACTAAGCGGACTACTGCGATTTGGGCTTCCTTCCCTGATTGGACTTATGCTATTTGTTATTCCGATTCCGTTGAACGGACAAGTTACAGTACCCATTGCCTTTTTGGCTAAAATGATTCAGAACGGATTAACCGATTGGTGGCCGATCGCAGCTGCTATCATTATTGTGCTTGCATGGATCGGAACAGCCATTACTCGTTGGGTGAAGCCTAGCGCTTTATTAAAGCTTCCTTTGTGGAGAACGCTGTTCGATATTTCACTGTTCTGGTTCGCGGCACGTACACTCGGCGTGATCTTCGTGATCGCAACCTTGTTCCAAGTAGGGCCCGAATGGATCTGGTCTGATCAGACTGGCGGAATGCTGCTCAACAACTTGATTCCTGGCCTGTTTGTCGTCTTTATGCTGGCGGGTCTATTGCTGCCGCTGCTCGTTGATTTTGGCTTACTTGAGATGTTCGGTACGCTAATGACGAGAATTATGCGTCCTTTGTTTACGTTGCCAGGTCGCTCCTCTGTTAACTGCATGGCCTCATGGCTTGGGGACGGCACGATCGGTGTAATGATGACGAGCAAGCAATACGAGCTCGGCTATTATACGAAGCGTGAAGCGGCCGTGATCGGAACGACGTTCACGGCGGTGTCGATTACGTTTACGTTTATCGTATTGTCGAACGTGAACTTAGCACATATGTTTATACCGTTCTATGTGACGGTTACGCTGGCAGGTATGGTGGCGGCTATCATTATGCCGCGCATTCCACCATTGTCACGCAAGGCGGATACGTACTTCGAGGATAAACCCGCTGGTGAGGACGAAACGCTGCCAGCTGGCTGGAAGCCATTGTCTTGGGGGCTGCATCAAGCGGTGAACAAGGCGGAGCAGCATGAGGGTGTCGGTTCATTTTTTAGAAATGGTCTAAAAAATATTCTCGACTTATGGATCGGCGTCATTCCTGTCGTCATGGCCATCGGCACAACAGCCGTCGCCATTGCTGAATATACACCCATCTTCAAATGGCTCGGCGCTCCTTTTGAGCCGCTGCTCGTGTTGATGGGCGTTCCGGAGGCTGCGGCTGCTTCGCAGACAATACTAGTCGGCTTTGCCGATATGTTCTTGCCGACGGTGCTCGCTTCTGGAATCGAGAGCGAAATGACTCGTTTCGTCGTTGCAGCCCTTTCGGTGACACAGCTTATTTATATGTCCGAAGTAGGCGGATTGCTGCTTGGCTCTAAATTGCCTGTAACGCTGAAAGATTTAATCATTATCTTTTTGCTACGTACGATCATTACTTTGCCGATTATCGTCGGCATCGCTCATCTTCTATTTTAA
- a CDS encoding EamA family transporter, with translation MASWLLFALLSAVMAALVSIFGKIGLEGVDANTATAIRAVIMAAFLVGVVLVEGKATQIGEVLANRKALLFIVLSGLAGALSWLFYFMAIKMGEVSKVAPIDKLSVVLAVLFALLFLGEKLSLLGGIGVVLIGVGVLLTVIG, from the coding sequence GTGGCAAGTTGGTTATTATTCGCATTACTGTCTGCTGTTATGGCTGCTCTCGTCTCTATTTTCGGAAAAATCGGACTTGAAGGTGTAGATGCAAATACGGCTACCGCGATCAGAGCTGTTATTATGGCGGCGTTCTTGGTTGGGGTTGTCCTAGTGGAAGGAAAAGCTACTCAAATCGGTGAAGTGCTAGCTAATCGCAAAGCGTTGCTGTTTATTGTACTTAGTGGCTTGGCGGGGGCTTTATCTTGGTTGTTTTATTTTATGGCGATAAAAATGGGGGAAGTGTCCAAAGTAGCGCCAATTGATAAGTTGAGCGTCGTATTGGCTGTGCTGTTTGCCCTGCTGTTTCTCGGTGAAAAGTTATCGCTGCTCGGAGGCATTGGTGTTGTATTAATTGGCGTGGGTGTTCTACTGACCGTAATCGGTTGA
- a CDS encoding S9 family peptidase yields MIQFPKPDVKQFFQSYVIDLFALSANEERLIFSANINGHYNLWAIPLNGSNRYPYRLTYSNQACSFIKVDPQGRHILAGFDQDGDENYQIYALKPEGGELHKLIEAEDAEKLFFAQLSEDGKRVYYITSEANPQFLNTRCYDIESGQNELLIQGEDAVTFASAISPNEQLIAYVKHLANTFTPGYVRVNGEDLCVTPSPDVVHVVRGLTFIDDETVLFATDYESDFGYLAAYHIPTRKFEELYRIPQSNISDIKWHKESRTVILFTERGVEDQLYRWSLDTKELESISLPVSVIEDYKVADSGRIYVLGRSATKPTNIYREAEGAWEALTDNRVVGLTEEDLVEPEVVKYRSFDDIDIEALLFRAKDEVANGYTVFWPHGGPQAAERKSFRSLFQTLLANGYHIFAPNFRGSTGYGSNFTKLVECDWGEGPRKDCLKGMEWLFEQGISSRDKLFVIGGSYGGYMTLLLAGRHADYFKAAVDIFGVSNLFTFVTSVPDFWKPMMERWVGDPEKDRERFITDSPITYLDTMVNPMLVIQGANDPRVVKEESDQIVEALRSKGRDVEYVVLDNEGHGFSKKENEILVYERMLDFLKRHQYVE; encoded by the coding sequence TAGACTTACTTACAGCAATCAAGCGTGCAGCTTTATTAAAGTGGACCCACAAGGTAGGCACATTTTAGCTGGCTTTGATCAGGACGGTGATGAGAATTATCAAATTTACGCGCTAAAGCCTGAAGGCGGCGAATTGCATAAGCTGATAGAAGCAGAGGACGCGGAAAAATTGTTCTTCGCGCAGCTGTCCGAGGATGGGAAGCGAGTGTATTACATTACGAGCGAAGCCAATCCGCAATTTTTAAATACGCGTTGCTATGATATAGAATCGGGTCAAAATGAGCTGCTTATCCAAGGTGAGGATGCGGTAACCTTTGCGAGTGCGATCAGTCCGAATGAGCAGTTGATTGCATACGTAAAGCATTTGGCTAACACGTTCACGCCAGGCTATGTGCGTGTGAATGGGGAGGATCTATGTGTCACGCCATCACCAGATGTCGTACATGTTGTCAGGGGCTTGACCTTTATTGATGATGAAACCGTTCTGTTTGCAACGGATTACGAGTCTGACTTTGGTTACTTGGCAGCGTACCATATTCCAACGCGTAAGTTCGAGGAACTGTATCGAATTCCGCAGTCCAACATTTCAGATATCAAATGGCACAAAGAAAGCCGCACCGTTATTTTGTTTACTGAGCGCGGTGTAGAAGACCAGCTGTATCGTTGGTCGCTAGATACGAAAGAGCTGGAATCTATCTCGCTTCCAGTCAGTGTTATTGAAGATTATAAAGTGGCGGACTCCGGTCGCATTTATGTGCTTGGCCGCAGTGCGACCAAGCCAACGAATATTTATCGGGAAGCGGAAGGCGCATGGGAGGCACTGACGGATAATCGGGTAGTAGGATTAACCGAAGAAGATTTGGTGGAGCCGGAAGTTGTAAAATACCGTTCCTTCGATGATATAGACATCGAAGCGCTGTTGTTCCGGGCCAAGGATGAGGTGGCTAACGGGTATACGGTATTTTGGCCGCATGGCGGGCCGCAGGCCGCAGAGCGTAAATCATTCCGCAGCTTGTTCCAAACGCTGCTAGCTAATGGCTATCATATATTCGCGCCGAATTTCCGCGGTAGTACAGGTTACGGCAGCAACTTTACTAAGTTGGTCGAGTGCGATTGGGGCGAAGGCCCGCGCAAGGACTGCCTAAAAGGAATGGAGTGGCTGTTCGAGCAAGGCATCTCCAGCCGCGACAAGCTGTTCGTAATCGGCGGCAGTTATGGCGGTTATATGACGCTGTTGTTGGCAGGACGTCATGCCGACTACTTTAAAGCAGCCGTCGATATATTCGGTGTCAGCAATTTGTTTACGTTCGTAACATCGGTGCCTGATTTTTGGAAGCCGATGATGGAACGTTGGGTCGGCGATCCGGAAAAGGATCGCGAGCGGTTTATTACCGATTCACCGATTACGTATTTGGATACGATGGTGAATCCGATGCTCGTTATTCAAGGGGCTAACGACCCGCGCGTCGTGAAAGAGGAGTCTGACCAAATTGTTGAAGCGCTGCGCAGCAAGGGCCGCGATGTGGAGTATGTCGTGCTGGATAATGAGGGGCATGGTTTCTCCAAAAAAGAGAACGAAATACTCGTTTACGAGCGTATGTTGGACTTTTTAAAACGTCATCAATATGTAGAATAG
- a CDS encoding MFS transporter, whose translation MRAFIYVIIIICFMDMFVQLPVIGTFAQGLGASSLGIGLAIGMYSLTNMFGNIAAGRWIDKFGGKRVLLSGFILTVGVLLLYPFVQTPEQLIGLRFIHGLTGGLLVPSAFMLASQNAGSHNQGKTMALSGAAVGLAAIIGPATGGILKAKVGMDTLFYMVAGLLAIGALLTMLLPRSSKAKQGDAAPLADRAGIAESTNAVELAEIAVSAADAASGTQRKQTIGFRELFTLKPVAQSYACAFALMFAMGSLTFALPLKADGLSFPAQTSGMLLSTFGIVAILMFLLPTNRLYDRVNPLRLMLVGGLVVTMALLLLSLFEHKTMMYAAMGLYGLGYALLFPSMNALLTRHVDEANRGKAFGIFYAFYSLGVVAGSSGIGAVTGDYDIAMRIGAAFMFIVMVLLFIWSRMGVSAKTTTEQASM comes from the coding sequence ATGAGAGCATTTATTTACGTAATTATTATCATCTGTTTTATGGATATGTTTGTGCAGCTGCCCGTTATTGGGACGTTTGCACAAGGACTAGGCGCATCTTCGCTTGGCATCGGTTTAGCCATTGGGATGTACTCTTTAACGAATATGTTCGGTAATATTGCGGCAGGGCGTTGGATTGATAAGTTCGGGGGCAAGCGCGTATTGCTGAGCGGTTTTATTTTGACCGTTGGTGTACTGCTTCTGTATCCGTTCGTGCAAACGCCTGAACAGCTTATCGGACTGCGGTTTATACATGGTTTAACTGGCGGACTGCTCGTGCCGAGCGCATTCATGCTTGCTTCGCAAAATGCTGGTAGCCATAATCAAGGCAAGACGATGGCGCTGTCTGGGGCGGCTGTTGGGTTGGCCGCTATTATTGGGCCAGCTACGGGCGGTATTTTAAAGGCCAAGGTTGGCATGGATACGCTGTTCTATATGGTCGCTGGCTTGTTAGCGATCGGTGCGCTGCTCACGATGCTGTTGCCACGTAGCAGCAAAGCTAAGCAAGGTGATGCTGCGCCACTGGCAGACCGAGCAGGCATCGCTGAGTCAACGAACGCGGTTGAGCTTGCCGAAATCGCGGTAAGTGCGGCTGACGCAGCATCTGGGACACAGCGCAAGCAAACGATCGGTTTCCGTGAGCTGTTTACGCTTAAGCCTGTCGCGCAAAGCTATGCATGTGCGTTTGCGCTCATGTTCGCCATGGGATCGTTAACTTTTGCGCTCCCGCTGAAAGCGGATGGCCTAAGCTTCCCTGCACAAACATCGGGGATGCTGTTAAGTACATTTGGCATCGTGGCTATCTTAATGTTCTTGTTGCCGACGAATCGCCTGTACGACCGTGTTAATCCGCTGCGCCTTATGTTGGTTGGCGGATTAGTCGTTACCATGGCATTGCTACTATTATCTTTATTTGAGCACAAAACGATGATGTATGCGGCAATGGGCTTGTACGGACTCGGCTACGCCTTACTATTCCCATCCATGAACGCGCTGCTTACGCGCCATGTGGATGAAGCTAACCGTGGCAAAGCATTCGGTATTTTTTACGCCTTCTATTCCTTAGGCGTAGTGGCTGGTTCATCTGGAATCGGAGCTGTTACAGGTGATTATGATATTGCGATGCGGATTGGCGCAGCGTTTATGTTCATCGTCATGGTGCTCCTATTTATATGGAGCCGCATGGGTGTGTCTGCGAAGACAACAACGGAGCAGGCATCGATGTGA
- a CDS encoding MFS transporter, whose protein sequence is MLQQSNTTPAPTEKTSIAQSQATSQSTVYRILLAISFVHLFNDSIQAVIPAIFPILKQNMQLTYTQLGWIAFAINFTSAIMQPIIGWAADRRPTPLVLPIGMCFTLTGMLLLAFAPSYWVVLLAVTLVGLGSAAFHPEGSRVSHMAAGMRKGLAQSIFQVGGNTGSALAPLLTKWIFIPYGQFGAIGFTFIAAAGIAVQTYIARWYQGMLNSGYVFTKRRASGSVDPAKRKRIIWATIILVMIVFGRSWYGAAMGSYYSFYLMNQYQLSLEDAQIYVFLFLVSGAIGTFFGGPLADRFGKRNVIKFSFLFGVPLAIAIPFVSLTWASILLLLTGFILMSSFSVVVVYAQMLHPGSIGTVSGLITGLAFGMGGLGSLVLGNFIDTYGITNVMLICGFLPLIGMLTWLLPSDRTLQEWSNS, encoded by the coding sequence ATGCTCCAACAGTCCAACACTACACCTGCACCAACAGAGAAAACATCCATCGCTCAGTCACAAGCAACTTCGCAATCAACTGTATATCGCATTTTGCTTGCCATTAGTTTCGTCCATCTCTTTAACGATTCCATTCAGGCCGTAATCCCGGCTATCTTTCCGATCTTGAAGCAGAACATGCAACTTACATATACCCAGCTAGGGTGGATCGCGTTCGCCATCAACTTTACCTCTGCCATTATGCAGCCGATTATTGGCTGGGCGGCGGACCGCAGGCCAACACCTCTCGTGCTGCCAATTGGCATGTGCTTTACGCTTACAGGCATGTTGCTGCTCGCTTTTGCCCCGTCCTACTGGGTCGTACTGCTGGCAGTCACCTTAGTTGGATTAGGCTCAGCAGCCTTTCACCCCGAAGGTTCAAGGGTGTCGCATATGGCCGCAGGCATGCGTAAAGGGTTAGCCCAATCGATCTTTCAAGTGGGCGGCAATACTGGATCAGCACTGGCTCCATTATTGACAAAGTGGATCTTTATCCCGTACGGCCAATTCGGTGCGATCGGGTTTACCTTCATTGCCGCGGCAGGTATTGCTGTTCAGACGTATATTGCCCGTTGGTATCAAGGCATGCTTAATAGTGGTTACGTGTTCACGAAGCGGCGGGCTAGCGGTAGCGTGGACCCAGCCAAGCGCAAGCGCATCATATGGGCAACGATTATCTTAGTTATGATCGTATTCGGCCGTTCTTGGTATGGCGCCGCCATGGGAAGCTATTATTCCTTTTACTTAATGAATCAGTACCAACTATCACTTGAAGACGCGCAAATCTATGTATTTTTATTTTTGGTATCAGGCGCTATTGGCACATTCTTTGGTGGACCGCTAGCTGACCGATTCGGAAAAAGGAACGTGATCAAGTTCTCGTTTCTCTTTGGCGTACCGTTGGCGATTGCGATTCCGTTCGTAAGTCTTACATGGGCGAGCATCTTACTGCTCCTAACCGGATTTATATTAATGTCCAGCTTCTCCGTCGTGGTCGTGTATGCGCAAATGCTGCATCCCGGCAGCATCGGTACGGTGTCAGGCCTCATTACAGGCTTAGCCTTCGGCATGGGTGGCCTCGGCTCACTCGTCTTAGGCAACTTCATCGACACCTATGGCATTACAAATGTGATGCTCATCTGTGGCTTCTTACCGTTAATCGGCATGCTCACATGGCTGCTACCTTCAGATCGCACGCTCCAAGAGTGGTCTAATAGCTAA